CAGGCGGGGGATCTTTGCGGGCAGGGTTGGTTGCCTCTACTGGAGCGTTTAGACTTTGGGGAACAGGCTTGAACTGGAAGGCTGCTCTTAGATGCTCAGGAAGTTAGGAGCGGCATTCGGTCCGATTCGGGAGAGAATGAATCGGTTGCTGTTGCAGTGTTTGATGAGAGAGGGTTGGCTGTGAATTTTCAATCGGTGATTGCGACGCTGCATGATTTTTGGGCGAAGCAGGGATGTCTGATTGTGCAGCCCTACGATACGGAGAAGGGGGCAGGTACGAAAAGCCCTCATACATTCTTGCGGGCGCTTGGGCCTGAGCCTTGGTCAGTTGCTTATGTGGAGCCCTGTCGCCGTCCGGCAGATGGGCGGTATGGGGAAAACCCAAACCGCTATCAGCACTATTACCAATATCAGGTGCTGATTAAGCCATCGCCAGACAATATTCAGGAAACTTACCTGGACTCGCTGCGGGCACTGGGGATTCGGCCGGAGGATCACGATGTTCGATTTGTGGAGGATAACTGGGAGGATGCGGCAGTAGGCGCTTGGGGCGTGGGTTGGGAGGTTTGGCTTGACGGCATGGAAATCACCCAGTTTACTTACTTTCAGCAGTGTGGGGGAATTGACTGTCGTCCGGTGTCGATTGAGCTGACTTATGGGCTGGAGCGATTGACGATGTATCTACAGGAGGTGGATGCGATCGCAAAGATTCAGTGGAACGACCACATCACCTACGGCGATATCCACATGCAGGGGGAAATCGAGCACTCAACCTACAACTTTGATGAGTCTGACCCGGAGCTGCTGTTTACACTGTTTAACCTGTACCAAAAGGAAGCAGAACAGCTGATGGACAAGGGATTAGTGCTACCAGCCTATGACTATGTCTTGAAGTGCTCTCACGCGTTTAACCTCTTGGATGCTCGGGGCGTTATCTCGGTCACGGAGAGAACCCGCTACATTCGCCAGGTACGGGGGTTGGCTCGGCGAGTGGCTCAGCTGTATTTACAGCAGCGGGAGGAGCTGGGATTTCCCTTGCTTAAAGAGGTTGCGAGAGAGGCTGCCTAAACGGGCTCAGGTGTGGCATGTTAAGAATTGTTTTGCCACCAACGCAGTTTAGGGAGAGGGATTGTGGTTTCTAGCGTGCGCGCATTTTTACAGCCGATTGCGGACTGGTTTGCGGGTTTTGGGATGCCTGAACCGATTATCCACTGGGGTCACCCGGCCATGATGGGGATTGTGGTGCTGGTGATGGGCAGCTATACGGCTTGGGCTGGTTGGCAGGGGCGAATTGCTGCCGATGATGAAGTGAAGCTGACTCAGCGATCGAGCCACCGTAAGCTTGCGCCTTGGCTGTTTACGTTTATTGCGCTGGGGTATACCGGCGGGGTGCTGTCGCTGGTTATGCAGGGGCAGCCAATTTTTGCCAGTCCTCACTTTTGGACCGGAACGGCGGCAGTAACTATGTTGGCGCTGAATGGGCTAATCTCGGCCACTAAGTTTGGCGGCGGCAGTGGGTCGCTGCGGACGGCTCATGCTTACATTGGCACCATTGCGATGGTGCTGCTGTTGGTGCATGGCTTCTTTGGGCTGAAGCTGGGTTTGTCTATTTAGTTGAGTTACCCCACTAGAAGTAGGGGCCTTGTGCTGTACCCCTACTTCTAAAGCAGTTGCTCCAGAGTCATATCTGTTCGATAGGGCATTAACGAGTAGAGGAGTTTTGTCCAGGATCGGGTGGGGTGGAGAAGATGGCTGAAAATTGGTCGGGCAGGGCCTGTGCGATCGCATCTCTGACAAACGCTCTGATAAAAGCTTCTCGCTGGTTTAAGCGAAACTGCTCCTGCACGACTTCGGCCATGCCACCGTCACCCCAAGTCTGGCTGCGGCGAAAGTATTCAATGAAGCTTTTGCCTGCTATACGGGTGAGATAGGCAGCACTAACGCCTTGTAAAGCCCTGCCAGCCAGCACGGTGGCTAGGTTAGTTTGTAGACCAACTGCCAAAAGCTCAACTGCGCCCCGGACAATGCCTAATCCGGTTAGGGTCTTGGCGAGAGAAAGGGCCAGCTCTTTGCCTTCTTCCAGGCTGAGGCTACAGTCGTAAACTCGGCCTAGCTCTACGACCATTTGGGCATTGATGGCTGCTGCCGCCAGCAAATCCAGACCAGGTAGAGGTGTTACTGCAATCACGCCCGCTCCGATCCACTGATAGCGCTCGACCACTGCATCAGCCTGCCGCTGGCGCTGATCGTCGATTAGGCGGCGGGCCTCGCTGCTGAGCCGCTGAGCTTGAAGCAGCAGGTTATCGGCGATTAACGTGTCGCCCTCTAGCCAGAGCACTTCGGCCATGCGCTCAATCAAGGGCACTACGTCAGGCTCCATTTGAAACCAGCCGCCATCTTCTAGAGGCAAAGGAGCTGGATTCGCGGCAATTGCTAACACATCTGCTGGGGTGAGAACGGTTTGAAAGCGCGATCGCACCCGCTGCAAAATTGCCTCCAGGGCTTCATCGGGAAAACGATCGGCCTTATTGAGGACAACGAGAAGGCGCTTGTTGATATCAAGGAGCGATCGCACCAGCTGATACTCCGACTGCCGCAGGTCATCATCAATGACAAACAGCACCAAATCGGCTTCTGTCGCAAGCTGACGCGCATCCTGTTCCCGCAGGGTTCCAGCGACGCCTGCTTCCGAGATGCCCGGCGTGTCTATCAGCAGGATATTGCGAGAAATTTCGGCTAGCTGCCAGCGGTAGGTTTGCCGATCAGTTGTGGTGCCCATTGGAGCTGCCACAGCCCCCACGGCCTCACCAATTAAGGCATTGACTAAAGAAGTTTTACCGGCGGAGCCAACCCCAAAGACTGTTACTGCCAAGTCGCGGCGCTGCATCTCAGTTGTTAGACTTTGGGACTGCTCCTGCAGCGCCTCTCGCGCCACCTGATTTTGAATTTGAGCGATCTGCTGCTGCAGGGCGTCGAGCGTTGCTCCCGCCGCTGCCGTCTGATCTTGGGGAGCTTGAGGCCGTCGCTGTGGCTGTTTGGGGCGTAGAAACAGCCAACCGTAGTAGATCCCAACTCCCAAGGCCAAAAGGAATAACCCAAGCACCAACAGCAGCAGCAGGTTGGCTAGAAGCGGTGATGTGAGGGCTAAGCCATAGTAAAAGCGCGAGACAACTTCCACTAGCCAGAGCAGCATGCCCAGAACCAGCACTAAGCTCAGTACCAGAGGAATGAGTTGCCACCGCCGCATAAATAAAACCGCAGCCCGATGCTTAATCTACGCGTAGAGAGAGACCCAGGTTGAGTCTGCCCTCAGGCAGATGAGCTAGGGATGGCCCAGATCGTACAACCAAGGAGGCTTTGCCACAGCATAGCGTGTAATGCTAACGGGTACGACTTATGGGACTGTTTGATCAAGTTTTAAGTGCAATTAACGACCCCAGCCGTCAGGCCAGTCAGGATCAGGTTGGTCAGTTATTAACAACAGTCAACCAGCTCAGCCGCCAATCGAATACCCCTCCTAGCACCATGAATCAGGCTGTTTCGATCTTGGGTAGCTTCGTGCGATCATCGCTTCAAGATACGCGACAGCGTCAGGGAAATGAGGCAGCCTTGGATTTGGTTAGAGAAGGCAGCCGCCCAAACAGCAACATCTTACC
This genomic interval from Pseudanabaena sp. FACHB-2040 contains the following:
- the glyQ gene encoding glycine--tRNA ligase subunit alpha, which translates into the protein MNFQSVIATLHDFWAKQGCLIVQPYDTEKGAGTKSPHTFLRALGPEPWSVAYVEPCRRPADGRYGENPNRYQHYYQYQVLIKPSPDNIQETYLDSLRALGIRPEDHDVRFVEDNWEDAAVGAWGVGWEVWLDGMEITQFTYFQQCGGIDCRPVSIELTYGLERLTMYLQEVDAIAKIQWNDHITYGDIHMQGEIEHSTYNFDESDPELLFTLFNLYQKEAEQLMDKGLVLPAYDYVLKCSHAFNLLDARGVISVTERTRYIRQVRGLARRVAQLYLQQREELGFPLLKEVAREAA
- a CDS encoding DUF4079 domain-containing protein, which encodes MPEPIIHWGHPAMMGIVVLVMGSYTAWAGWQGRIAADDEVKLTQRSSHRKLAPWLFTFIALGYTGGVLSLVMQGQPIFASPHFWTGTAAVTMLALNGLISATKFGGGSGSLRTAHAYIGTIAMVLLLVHGFFGLKLGLSI
- a CDS encoding GTP-binding protein, whose amino-acid sequence is MRRWQLIPLVLSLVLVLGMLLWLVEVVSRFYYGLALTSPLLANLLLLLVLGLFLLALGVGIYYGWLFLRPKQPQRRPQAPQDQTAAAGATLDALQQQIAQIQNQVAREALQEQSQSLTTEMQRRDLAVTVFGVGSAGKTSLVNALIGEAVGAVAAPMGTTTDRQTYRWQLAEISRNILLIDTPGISEAGVAGTLREQDARQLATEADLVLFVIDDDLRQSEYQLVRSLLDINKRLLVVLNKADRFPDEALEAILQRVRSRFQTVLTPADVLAIAANPAPLPLEDGGWFQMEPDVVPLIERMAEVLWLEGDTLIADNLLLQAQRLSSEARRLIDDQRQRQADAVVERYQWIGAGVIAVTPLPGLDLLAAAAINAQMVVELGRVYDCSLSLEEGKELALSLAKTLTGLGIVRGAVELLAVGLQTNLATVLAGRALQGVSAAYLTRIAGKSFIEYFRRSQTWGDGGMAEVVQEQFRLNQREAFIRAFVRDAIAQALPDQFSAIFSTPPDPGQNSSTR
- a CDS encoding DUF937 domain-containing protein, which produces MGLFDQVLSAINDPSRQASQDQVGQLLTTVNQLSRQSNTPPSTMNQAVSILGSFVRSSLQDTRQRQGNEAALDLVREGSRPNSNILPRLFDNGQQQQLVSALTQRTGLNSGQIMTLLPVLLPVVMRLLQSGDTTQTGPSNHNSILSAFLDTNSDGEVDMGDMLSQASRFFTR